From Chryseobacterium sp. H1D6B, a single genomic window includes:
- a CDS encoding S9 family peptidase, whose translation MKLKYSLLALAAPLLMNAQQLMTPEILWTLKKVGVQAVSPDQSSLIYKVGQVDLKTEKTKNENYFLNVLNNQSSKIDLGKKGLIQWDKNGIYAQEGDKIYLSKDNGKTWTEFYTIGEADNIVISPDGKKIAFSRQVLVEKLMGKDKYSDTPKTTAQVYTDLNHRHWDYYNEGKYNHVFVVNTSEKVEGAKDLLDGKTWDSPQRPFGGSEDFIWSPDSSQLLYVTKPKSGKEYSTSTNTDIFAYDLASGSTKNITETNKGYDVNPKFSPDGKSLVWQSMERDGYEADKNDIKIMDWKSGKTSNLTKGWDESVSGDVFWSGDSKTIYFTAAFRGTKQLFSLDSKSSKVQQITKGDFDVNEIFADSKNSLLVGRTDINHSTDIFSVNLKNGEMQQVTEANKDSYAKLAQGKSELKMVKTTDGKEMGVWFHYPPNFDPNKKYPTLLYCQGGPQSALTQFFSVRWNFALMAANGYIVVAPNRRGMPGWGTKWNEEISKDWGGQPMQDYLAAADFAKTLPYVDGDRMGAVGASYGGYSVYMLAGIHNNRFKTFIAHDGLFDMKSWYLTTEELWFANWDLGSPWEKPQPKAYTDFNPSNFVEKWNKPIMVVQGGIDFRVPYEQGQEAFQAAKLRGLKTKFLYFPNENHWVLHPQNGLVWQREFFDWLKETL comes from the coding sequence ATGAAACTTAAGTACAGCCTGCTGGCTTTAGCAGCTCCGCTTTTAATGAATGCACAACAACTAATGACGCCGGAAATTCTTTGGACTCTGAAAAAAGTAGGGGTTCAGGCAGTTTCACCAGATCAGTCTTCACTTATCTATAAAGTGGGACAGGTAGATTTAAAAACAGAAAAAACTAAAAATGAGAACTATTTTCTAAATGTTCTTAATAATCAGTCTTCTAAAATAGATTTAGGCAAGAAGGGCCTTATTCAGTGGGATAAGAATGGTATTTATGCTCAGGAGGGAGATAAAATATATCTTTCAAAAGACAATGGGAAAACCTGGACTGAGTTTTATACCATAGGAGAAGCAGACAATATCGTAATCTCGCCCGATGGGAAGAAAATTGCTTTCAGCAGACAGGTTCTGGTTGAAAAATTAATGGGGAAAGACAAATACAGCGACACCCCGAAAACTACGGCTCAGGTATATACAGATTTGAACCACAGACACTGGGACTACTATAATGAAGGAAAATACAACCATGTTTTTGTGGTGAACACTTCTGAAAAAGTAGAAGGGGCAAAAGACTTATTAGACGGGAAAACCTGGGATTCACCGCAGAGACCTTTCGGAGGAAGCGAAGATTTTATCTGGAGTCCTGATTCTTCACAGCTTTTATACGTTACAAAACCTAAAAGCGGAAAAGAATATTCTACTAGTACCAACACGGATATTTTTGCATATGACCTGGCTTCAGGTTCAACAAAAAATATAACTGAAACGAATAAAGGATACGACGTCAATCCAAAATTCAGTCCGGACGGAAAATCTTTAGTGTGGCAGAGTATGGAGAGAGACGGTTATGAAGCAGATAAAAATGATATAAAAATAATGGACTGGAAGTCCGGAAAGACTTCAAACCTTACCAAAGGCTGGGACGAAAGTGTTTCCGGAGATGTTTTCTGGAGCGGTGATTCAAAAACGATTTATTTTACGGCAGCATTTAGAGGAACAAAACAGTTGTTTTCTTTAGATTCAAAATCGTCAAAAGTACAGCAGATCACAAAAGGTGATTTTGATGTCAATGAAATTTTCGCAGACAGCAAAAACTCACTTTTAGTAGGAAGAACAGACATCAACCACAGCACAGATATATTCTCTGTAAACCTAAAGAACGGAGAAATGCAGCAGGTAACAGAAGCCAATAAGGATTCTTATGCAAAGCTGGCTCAAGGAAAATCTGAGCTTAAAATGGTAAAAACTACAGACGGAAAAGAAATGGGAGTGTGGTTCCACTATCCTCCAAACTTTGACCCGAACAAAAAATATCCTACTTTATTATACTGTCAGGGAGGCCCGCAGTCTGCATTGACACAGTTTTTCAGCGTCAGATGGAACTTTGCATTAATGGCAGCAAACGGATATATCGTTGTGGCACCAAACCGTAGAGGAATGCCGGGCTGGGGAACAAAATGGAATGAAGAAATTTCTAAAGACTGGGGCGGACAGCCTATGCAGGACTATCTTGCGGCAGCAGATTTTGCAAAAACACTGCCTTATGTAGACGGAGACAGAATGGGAGCTGTAGGAGCGAGTTATGGCGGATACAGTGTATATATGTTAGCAGGAATTCACAATAACAGATTCAAAACTTTCATCGCTCACGACGGATTATTTGATATGAAATCCTGGTATCTGACAACAGAAGAGCTTTGGTTTGCAAACTGGGACTTAGGGTCACCATGGGAAAAACCGCAGCCGAAAGCCTATACAGACTTTAATCCAAGCAATTTTGTTGAGAAATGGAATAAACCGATCATGGTCGTTCAGGGAGGAATAGATTTCCGTGTACCTTACGAGCAGGGGCAGGAAGCTTTCCAAGCAGCAAAATTAAGAGGACTAAAAACAAAATTCTTATATTTCCCTAACGAAAACCACTGGGTACTTCACCCGCAGAACGGTTTAGTATGGCAGAGAGAATTTTTTGACTGGTTAAAAGAAACTCTTTAA
- a CDS encoding DNA-deoxyinosine glycosylase, translating into MQNRISSFPPFIDDASKILILGSIPGVKSLEKQQYYAHPQNKFWRIIFELFKEEFTEDYPERISVLMKHHVAVWDVIDSCERKGSLDSEIRNEEANQISELLEKHPNIQAVFCNGGKSYKNVQKILGKDFKIPVFLMPSTSPLHTISYERKLEDWQKILEYTR; encoded by the coding sequence ATGCAGAACAGGATTTCCTCTTTTCCGCCCTTTATTGATGATGCCTCTAAAATTTTAATTTTAGGTTCAATTCCAGGAGTAAAATCTTTAGAAAAACAGCAGTATTATGCGCATCCGCAGAATAAATTCTGGAGAATTATTTTTGAATTGTTTAAAGAAGAGTTTACAGAAGATTATCCCGAAAGAATCAGTGTTTTAATGAAACATCATGTTGCGGTTTGGGATGTCATAGATTCCTGTGAAAGGAAAGGAAGTCTTGATTCTGAAATCCGAAATGAAGAGGCTAATCAGATTTCGGAGCTTTTAGAAAAACATCCCAATATTCAAGCTGTTTTCTGCAACGGTGGAAAATCTTATAAAAACGTACAGAAGATTTTAGGGAAAGATTTTAAAATCCCGGTATTTTTAATGCCGTCTACAAGTCCGCTCCACACAATTTCTTATGAAAGGAAACTTGAAGATTGGCAGAAGATTTTAGAATATACCCGATAG
- a CDS encoding serine hydrolase domain-containing protein has translation MSILKNTLTGLLLLMIQTIYSQTEKVEKVIDSCVKKDNFNGSVLIAKNGKIELLNYSGLANRHYDIHFSDETRFHIFSLTKTFTAVLIMQLYEKGKIDLDAVISTYYPEYKGEAAKKATIQNLLTYSSGRANKDISSPELIHQAYDNTIWDLDTFIKTFLSEKLVNKPGTKFDYNNGDYILLGKIIEKIYGKSFEQVLHEQILDPLQMRNSGFLHHNDIIKNIDEGYTEDESNAFALHMPTNNYIDNLYSAGAMYSTPKDLLIFDQAVFNHTLFKKSTLDTMLTSYKDLGDVAFGFWVYPKKFGSVDTLFAERQGDGYGHSANWVHLVDKDLTLIILSNTKDIKYLNKMRERLIKAYYGQ, from the coding sequence ATGTCAATTTTAAAAAATACACTCACCGGCCTGTTGCTTTTAATGATACAAACTATTTATTCACAAACTGAAAAGGTAGAAAAAGTGATCGACTCTTGTGTGAAAAAAGACAATTTCAACGGATCTGTACTGATTGCAAAAAACGGCAAGATTGAACTTCTTAATTACTCAGGTTTAGCCAACAGACATTATGATATTCATTTTTCCGATGAGACCAGATTTCATATTTTTTCTCTTACAAAAACCTTCACTGCTGTACTGATCATGCAGCTGTATGAAAAAGGAAAAATAGATCTGGATGCTGTAATTTCCACTTATTATCCGGAATATAAAGGAGAAGCGGCAAAGAAAGCAACAATACAAAATCTATTAACGTACAGCAGCGGGAGAGCTAACAAAGACATCAGTTCTCCAGAACTGATTCATCAGGCCTATGACAATACGATATGGGATCTGGATACTTTTATCAAAACATTTTTATCCGAAAAACTGGTCAATAAACCGGGAACAAAATTCGATTACAATAACGGTGATTATATCCTGCTGGGGAAAATTATTGAAAAGATCTATGGAAAATCTTTTGAACAGGTGCTGCATGAGCAGATATTAGATCCTTTACAAATGCGCAACTCAGGATTTCTTCATCACAATGATATTATCAAAAATATTGATGAAGGGTATACAGAAGATGAATCTAATGCTTTTGCTCTTCATATGCCGACTAATAATTACATTGATAATCTGTATTCAGCCGGAGCGATGTACTCCACTCCTAAAGACCTGCTGATTTTTGACCAGGCTGTATTTAATCATACACTATTCAAAAAATCTACTTTAGACACGATGCTGACTTCTTATAAAGATTTAGGAGATGTTGCGTTTGGTTTTTGGGTATATCCTAAAAAATTCGGTTCTGTAGATACCTTATTTGCGGAACGTCAGGGTGATGGATATGGTCACAGTGCTAACTGGGTGCATTTAGTCGATAAAGATTTGACCCTCATCATTCTATCAAACACCAAGGATATCAAATATTTAAATAAAATGAGAGAAAGACTCATAAAAGCATACTACGGACAATAA
- a CDS encoding phage holin family protein — protein sequence MNLIIRLLVTAIVAFLLTKILPGVHFEAFSTAIIFAIVLGVLNLIVKPILSILGLPLTIITLGLFALVINAAIILIADYFIDGMVVDGFWWAFIFSIALSIITSLANSFFSDGE from the coding sequence ATGAACTTAATTATTAGATTATTGGTAACAGCCATTGTGGCTTTTTTATTAACCAAAATTTTGCCGGGAGTACATTTTGAAGCATTTTCAACAGCTATTATTTTCGCAATAGTTTTAGGAGTCTTGAATTTAATTGTTAAACCGATTCTAAGTATTTTAGGACTGCCGCTTACGATTATTACGTTAGGATTGTTTGCATTGGTAATTAATGCTGCGATTATTCTGATTGCAGATTATTTTATCGATGGAATGGTAGTAGACGGCTTCTGGTGGGCATTTATTTTCAGTATTGCACTTTCTATTATTACTTCTCTGGCCAATTCCTTCTTCTCAGATGGAGAATAA
- a CDS encoding T9SS type A sorting domain-containing protein — protein sequence MKKKLFFVFSFSFLLFSSQITISPAATHYNAPYQVTLSGNGTIYYTTDGSMPTLNSSSGVNTLQIPIDQNKEIKSFLVDGQGNTSSVISKKYYLGALADAAVYFKPPAGWAGSCAMIDMVNPNSINGGIVDTFWPGLAMTNTGCSGWYKITAKFENANLRFTNCSPFENFGGISTGIIPVGSTVYYDFTAGEISNPPSCLFLNTTESSKNNILVKIYPNPVSDFLTISTDKNFLSYEIIDITGKILSKHQFSSKEIPINKLAAGNYFIKLEDKSGDAVILKFIKK from the coding sequence ATGAAAAAAAAATTATTTTTTGTTTTCAGCTTCTCATTTTTATTATTTTCTTCTCAAATCACGATATCTCCTGCTGCCACCCACTATAATGCTCCTTATCAGGTTACACTTTCTGGAAACGGCACGATCTATTATACCACGGATGGAAGCATGCCTACACTAAATTCCAGCTCGGGAGTGAATACCCTGCAGATCCCAATTGATCAAAACAAGGAAATTAAATCATTTCTTGTGGACGGACAAGGGAATACGTCTTCGGTAATCAGTAAAAAATATTATTTAGGAGCTCTTGCTGATGCCGCCGTATACTTTAAACCACCTGCGGGCTGGGCTGGGAGCTGCGCAATGATCGATATGGTGAATCCTAATTCTATTAACGGCGGTATAGTAGATACTTTCTGGCCTGGACTAGCCATGACCAATACAGGATGCAGCGGATGGTACAAGATTACAGCAAAATTTGAAAATGCTAATTTAAGATTTACAAACTGTTCTCCTTTTGAAAACTTTGGAGGTATCAGTACGGGTATAATTCCTGTAGGAAGTACAGTTTACTATGATTTTACAGCTGGAGAAATCAGCAATCCTCCTTCCTGTCTGTTTTTAAATACCACCGAGTCCTCTAAAAATAATATTTTAGTTAAAATATATCCAAATCCGGTTTCAGACTTTTTAACGATCAGCACTGATAAAAATTTTCTATCCTATGAAATCATTGATATTACTGGAAAGATCCTTTCTAAACATCAATTTTCATCAAAAGAAATTCCTATTAATAAGCTTGCTGCTGGAAATTATTTTATAAAATTAGAAGACAAAAGTGGAGATGCTGTTATTTTAAAATTCATAAAAAAATAA
- a CDS encoding mannitol dehydrogenase family protein → MNIITYHYDSKNIQTGILHIGVGNFHRAHQQFYTNALLEDKDQQQWGICGVCLLPSDEKIVKSLRSQDLDYTLTICGRDGSDEVHRIGSLQELIWGVEDPKAVINKIADSSIKIITLTITEGGYNLDKETGAFILEDEKIQHDLKNPNTPKTVFGFAAEGLRQRKKKNNGSITILSCDNLQHNGNTAKRAFTSFIEAQDKDLAEWVKTNVTFPNSMVDRITPATALEDIQRLNNKSGVEDHAPVYCEDFTQWVIEDHFIAGRPAWERTGVEFTEDVTAFENMKLSLLNASHTLLSYPSFLKGYRKVDQAMEDKDIVKLVRDFMDIDITPYVPAPENTDLEKYKHTLIERFANHSVSDQVSRLCFDGVSKFPVYIMPNLGKMIKDGKDITREAFLTASYRHYLKYKTDEKGHSFETAEPWLTADDEKLIASDNAFDFLNLSPFKSIDLRDSSKFASSYIQFVDKIKDQGISPVLESIVK, encoded by the coding sequence ATGAATATAATTACCTACCACTATGACTCCAAAAATATCCAGACCGGAATCCTGCATATCGGAGTGGGTAACTTCCACAGAGCACACCAGCAGTTTTATACAAATGCATTATTAGAAGACAAAGACCAGCAGCAATGGGGAATCTGCGGTGTATGCCTGCTCCCTTCCGACGAGAAGATTGTCAAGAGTTTAAGATCCCAGGATCTTGATTACACTTTAACCATCTGCGGAAGAGACGGAAGCGATGAAGTTCATAGAATAGGTTCTCTTCAGGAACTTATCTGGGGAGTTGAAGACCCAAAAGCAGTAATCAATAAAATTGCTGACAGCTCTATAAAGATTATCACCCTGACCATCACTGAAGGCGGTTATAATTTAGATAAAGAAACCGGTGCATTTATTTTAGAAGATGAAAAAATACAGCATGATCTGAAAAACCCGAATACCCCGAAAACTGTTTTTGGATTTGCAGCAGAAGGACTCCGCCAGAGAAAGAAAAAAAATAACGGCAGCATTACTATTCTTTCCTGTGATAACCTGCAGCATAATGGAAACACAGCAAAAAGAGCATTTACAAGCTTTATAGAAGCTCAGGATAAAGACTTGGCGGAATGGGTAAAAACGAATGTAACTTTTCCGAACAGTATGGTAGACCGCATTACTCCTGCGACAGCATTGGAAGACATTCAGAGACTGAATAACAAAAGCGGCGTAGAAGATCATGCCCCCGTTTATTGTGAAGATTTTACACAGTGGGTGATCGAAGATCATTTTATCGCTGGAAGACCCGCCTGGGAAAGAACTGGTGTAGAATTCACAGAGGATGTGACTGCATTTGAAAACATGAAATTAAGCTTATTGAATGCCTCTCATACGCTGCTCTCTTACCCTTCTTTTCTAAAAGGCTACCGCAAAGTAGACCAGGCGATGGAAGATAAAGACATTGTAAAATTGGTACGTGATTTTATGGATATAGACATTACGCCTTATGTTCCCGCCCCTGAAAATACAGATCTTGAAAAATACAAACATACCCTTATTGAAAGATTTGCCAACCACAGCGTCAGCGACCAGGTAAGCCGATTATGTTTTGACGGGGTTTCAAAATTTCCGGTTTACATTATGCCGAATCTGGGTAAGATGATTAAAGACGGCAAAGATATTACCCGCGAGGCATTTCTCACTGCTTCCTACAGACATTATCTAAAATACAAAACGGATGAGAAAGGACATTCTTTTGAAACGGCAGAACCCTGGCTGACAGCTGATGATGAAAAACTGATTGCAAGTGACAACGCTTTTGATTTTTTAAATTTATCCCCTTTTAAAAGTATTGATCTAAGAGATTCCAGCAAGTTCGCATCATCTTACATCCAGTTTGTGGATAAGATTAAAGATCAAGGAATCAGTCCGGTTTTAGAATCCATTGTAAAATAA
- a CDS encoding LacI family DNA-binding transcriptional regulator has product MKRITIKDLSKFLSLSTSTISRALLNDKNINIETKNRVLDAAEKLGYKPNPAALNLKYGQSRNIGLIVPEMITPFSAKVLQGIQNILYPLGYRVIITQSDENPIIERKNLQLLEEFNVDGIIINVCHETYNDDAYKQIMDRGIPLVFFDRIPSKSLDVSKVVVDDYIKASLMVEYLINTGRKRIVHIMGPSTIRNVTERLNGYKRILTKHNIFDENLIVQTEGMSFEHGKNAVMQLLNRKVEFDSIFAFSDTLAIGAMNFLLEQNIKIPGDVSVASFSGTELSTIVYPQLTSVQQPLVKMGETAAELMLEKIKNPDFVNKTVVMDAALTYRASTQ; this is encoded by the coding sequence ATGAAGCGCATTACGATTAAAGATCTGTCAAAATTTTTGTCATTATCTACCTCTACCATCTCCAGAGCGCTGCTTAATGATAAAAATATAAACATTGAAACTAAAAACCGTGTACTGGATGCTGCGGAGAAATTGGGATACAAACCCAATCCGGCTGCTTTGAATTTAAAATACGGCCAGTCAAGAAATATAGGACTTATAGTACCTGAGATGATTACACCCTTTTCAGCAAAAGTTCTTCAGGGCATTCAAAATATTTTATATCCGCTTGGTTACAGAGTGATTATCACCCAGTCCGATGAAAATCCTATTATCGAAAGAAAGAACCTGCAGCTTTTAGAAGAATTTAATGTAGACGGGATCATTATTAATGTATGTCATGAAACGTATAATGATGATGCATACAAGCAGATCATGGATAGGGGGATCCCTCTTGTTTTTTTTGACAGGATTCCCAGTAAATCTTTAGACGTTTCCAAAGTGGTGGTGGATGATTATATCAAAGCATCATTAATGGTAGAATATCTGATCAATACCGGAAGGAAAAGGATTGTTCATATTATGGGGCCTTCAACGATTCGGAATGTTACAGAAAGACTAAACGGATATAAACGCATTTTGACCAAACACAATATTTTTGATGAAAATCTGATTGTACAGACCGAAGGAATGTCCTTTGAACATGGAAAAAATGCAGTAATGCAGTTGTTGAATAGAAAAGTGGAGTTTGACAGTATTTTTGCATTCAGTGATACCCTTGCCATAGGAGCTATGAATTTTCTTCTGGAACAAAATATAAAAATACCCGGTGATGTTTCGGTAGCCAGTTTTTCGGGAACAGAATTATCTACCATTGTATACCCTCAATTAACCAGTGTCCAGCAGCCTTTAGTAAAGATGGGAGAAACTGCAGCCGAATTAATGCTTGAAAAAATTAAAAATCCTGATTTCGTCAATAAAACAGTGGTCATGGATGCCGCATTGACTTATAGAGCATCTACTCAATAA
- a CDS encoding PaaI family thioesterase, translating to MTPEKKQLITGSFNRSETLKFYKAELLELDTDFVSIKIPKMEIMTRKAGMFNGAMIASLVDVSSGYASVSHYEEDCYVVTVELKVNYLRPAVGDALVSKSYVVKGGAKISVIRTEIFTVTDNSSSETHVATSLVTMMKIK from the coding sequence ATGACACCCGAAAAAAAACAACTCATCACCGGCAGTTTCAACCGTTCAGAAACCTTAAAATTCTATAAAGCAGAATTACTGGAATTAGACACTGATTTCGTTTCCATCAAAATTCCAAAAATGGAAATAATGACCAGAAAAGCTGGAATGTTCAATGGAGCTATGATCGCGTCTTTAGTGGATGTTTCGTCTGGATATGCTTCGGTAAGCCATTATGAAGAAGACTGCTATGTGGTAACGGTAGAATTGAAAGTCAATTATCTTCGTCCCGCTGTTGGTGATGCTTTAGTTTCTAAATCTTATGTGGTAAAAGGCGGCGCTAAAATCAGCGTGATCCGTACAGAAATTTTTACTGTAACTGACAACAGCAGCTCCGAAACTCATGTAGCAACTTCACTGGTTACCATGATGAAAATCAAATAA
- a CDS encoding MFS transporter yields MIVNSELKPLETKPGSSILPFAIITFIYFIVGFLTTVNEQLQAPLKFTFLSHAGSLKNTFTTLISFFFFLGYLLNGTLGSKWVNAFGYKNTILRGLFFMISGLFMYLCSSWFGYQYPKSEFSIGDAVIPFGFIIFVIGSYLMGTSAAIIQVVVNPYAASYELKGTQPVQRLNILTAINSIGTTSAPFFVTVIMFSGISIENIEIKQLLLPLSVLIACILIVIIITKRLHLPDIAHTRAAAGEKLERSIWSFRHFALGVLAIFFYVGTEVAIGANINLNAFELMESGHPITFFGKTDIIIGGMDLGIHALLSTLYWGGFLVGRAVSSFFNKISARTQLTVTTILAAILAVLSMITQNLWFLVAIGLLHSSMWSCIYTLSIKGLNKYTSKASGVFISAVFGGAVFTLVQGGLADIFGTWRWTWSLTVICELLMLCYALFGSRIREKDIIN; encoded by the coding sequence ATGATAGTAAATTCAGAACTAAAACCGCTTGAAACAAAGCCCGGCAGCAGCATACTGCCCTTTGCCATTATCACTTTCATTTATTTTATTGTAGGGTTCCTGACGACTGTGAATGAACAGCTGCAGGCACCTTTGAAATTCACTTTTCTCAGCCATGCGGGAAGTTTAAAAAATACATTTACCACTTTAATTTCTTTTTTCTTCTTTCTGGGTTACCTTTTAAATGGAACTTTAGGAAGTAAATGGGTCAATGCTTTCGGGTATAAAAATACGATCCTGCGGGGACTTTTCTTTATGATCTCAGGACTTTTTATGTATCTCTGTTCATCTTGGTTTGGATATCAGTATCCGAAGTCAGAATTCAGTATCGGGGATGCAGTGATTCCTTTCGGATTTATTATTTTCGTTATCGGATCTTATTTAATGGGAACTTCGGCGGCGATCATCCAGGTGGTTGTAAATCCTTACGCCGCATCGTATGAACTGAAAGGCACACAGCCTGTACAGCGTCTGAATATCTTAACAGCTATTAATTCGATAGGAACCACTTCTGCTCCTTTTTTCGTTACAGTAATCATGTTCAGCGGTATTTCAATTGAAAATATTGAGATCAAACAACTGCTGCTGCCTCTTTCTGTACTGATAGCATGCATATTGATTGTTATCATCATCACGAAAAGACTTCATCTGCCGGACATTGCCCACACAAGAGCTGCTGCTGGAGAAAAGCTTGAAAGAAGTATCTGGTCTTTCAGACATTTTGCACTGGGAGTTCTTGCTATTTTCTTTTATGTAGGAACAGAAGTCGCCATCGGTGCTAATATCAACCTGAATGCATTCGAATTGATGGAATCCGGCCACCCGATAACATTTTTCGGAAAAACAGATATTATCATAGGAGGAATGGATCTGGGAATTCATGCTCTACTATCTACATTATATTGGGGCGGATTTCTTGTAGGAAGGGCTGTATCAAGTTTTTTCAACAAAATATCAGCCAGAACCCAGCTTACAGTAACTACTATTTTAGCAGCAATACTTGCCGTACTCTCTATGATTACACAAAATCTATGGTTTTTAGTAGCTATCGGTCTTTTACATTCTTCGATGTGGAGCTGTATCTATACTCTTTCTATAAAAGGTTTAAATAAATACACTTCAAAAGCTTCAGGAGTTTTTATCTCTGCAGTATTTGGAGGTGCTGTATTTACGCTTGTACAAGGAGGTTTAGCCGATATTTTCGGAACTTGGAGATGGACATGGTCTCTTACGGTTATCTGTGAGTTATTGATGCTTTGCTATGCCTTATTCGGTTCCCGTATAAGAGAAAAAGATATCATTAACTAA
- the queA gene encoding tRNA preQ1(34) S-adenosylmethionine ribosyltransferase-isomerase QueA → MKTSDFNFDLPAELLAEHPSEHRDEARLMVLDRKTETIEHKLFKDVVDYFDEKDLFIFNNTKVFPARLYGNKEKTGAKIEVFLLRELDKETRVWDVLVDPARKIRIGNKLFFTEDESLVAEVIDNTTSRGRTLRFLFDGSYDEFRTKLKELGETPLPKYIKRAVEPEDAERYQTIYAKIEGAVAAPTAGLHFSRHLMKRLEIKGIDFAEVTLHVGLGTFNPIEVEDLSKHKMESEEIIIDEKNADIINKAVDEHRRVCAVGTTTMRALETSVSSNKKISAFNGWTNKFIYPPHDFGVANSMITNFHTPKSTLLMMIAAFAGRDFIMHAYEEAVKEKYKFYSYGDAMLIL, encoded by the coding sequence ATGAAAACATCAGATTTTAATTTTGATCTTCCTGCTGAGCTATTGGCAGAACACCCATCAGAGCACAGAGATGAAGCCAGATTAATGGTTCTTGACCGTAAGACTGAAACTATTGAACATAAATTGTTTAAGGATGTTGTAGATTATTTTGATGAGAAGGATTTGTTTATTTTCAATAATACAAAGGTTTTCCCGGCTCGTCTTTATGGTAATAAAGAAAAAACAGGTGCGAAAATTGAAGTTTTTCTTTTAAGAGAACTAGATAAAGAAACCCGTGTTTGGGATGTATTGGTAGATCCGGCAAGAAAAATAAGAATTGGTAACAAATTATTCTTTACTGAAGATGAATCTTTAGTAGCAGAAGTTATCGATAATACCACTTCCAGAGGAAGAACATTGAGATTCTTATTTGACGGTTCTTACGACGAATTCCGTACAAAATTGAAAGAATTAGGAGAAACTCCGCTTCCAAAATATATCAAAAGAGCTGTAGAACCTGAAGATGCTGAAAGATACCAGACGATCTATGCAAAAATAGAAGGAGCTGTAGCAGCACCTACTGCAGGACTGCATTTCTCTAGACATTTGATGAAGAGATTAGAGATCAAAGGAATTGATTTTGCTGAAGTTACGCTTCACGTTGGTTTAGGAACTTTTAACCCAATTGAGGTGGAAGATCTTTCTAAACACAAAATGGAATCTGAAGAAATCATCATTGATGAGAAAAACGCTGATATCATCAACAAAGCTGTAGATGAGCACAGAAGAGTTTGTGCGGTAGGTACAACAACAATGAGAGCATTAGAAACTTCTGTTTCTTCAAATAAAAAGATCTCTGCATTCAACGGATGGACGAACAAATTTATTTATCCGCCTCACGATTTTGGTGTTGCTAATTCAATGATTACGAATTTCCATACTCCAAAATCTACATTATTAATGATGATCGCTGCATTTGCTGGGAGAGATTTCATCATGCATGCTTATGAAGAAGCCGTAAAAGAAAAATATAAATTTTACTCTTACGGAGACGCAATGTTAATTTTATAA